CATCCCTTTGGCTTCTAGAAGCTCAGCAACTTTATCGATACCAAAGCCTTTAGCTGTCGCTGAAAAAGATAACTCTAAACCGTCAATGGTTTTCGCTAACCCTTCGTCTGTTAACACCAGCTTATCAACACCAATGTGAGCCTTCATTTCATCAAGTTGAGACTGTGAAGGTGTTTTTGTTGGGCGTTTATCTGGGCCAAACCCCCATAAATCTATGAGTGGGCCCATGGTGACATCTAGTGTTGTTGTTGAAACACCTAAACGAACTGACTCTTTCACAACTGACTTAAAGTCATCACTGATAGGCATAAAAGTATTTGCAGCCAACGTATTGAATTGATTAATCTCTGAGTTTTTCACCCAAGGTGACATAGACTGATTCACCGCAATCAAAGTGTTATCAACTTCTGTTTTTAATGTCTCTGCAGTTAAATCTTCATTAATTGGAAAGGCTTTGACCGTATAAGTGGTTCCCATTGTTTTACCCTGAATAACAATAGGTTCAATCTCTTGTTTGTTGTCAAAACACCCTGTCAAAACAACCGTGATCAGTAATACAAAAATGCCTACTAGTTTCTTCATACTTTTCTCTATCCCAAAAAAAACCCCAAGCTTATTGCTTGGGGTTTAAGTCTATCTTATTTCAGTGAAGTGTTCACTGAGATAACGCTGATTTAGCCACCGAAGTCATCTAGTAAGATGTTTTCGTCTTCAACACCTAAATCTTTAAGCATGTTGATTACAGCCGCGTTCATCATTGGAGGACCACACATGTAGAACTCACAATCTTCTGGCGCTTCATGGTCTTTCAGGTAGTTTTCTAAAAGAACGTTATGGATGAAGCCTGTGTAACCTTCCCAGTTGTCCTCTGGTTGAGGATCTGAAAGAGCTACGTGCCATTCAAAGTTTTCGTTATCAGCCGCTAGGCCATCGAAATCTTCTACGTAGAACATCTCACGCTTAGAACGTGCACCGTACCAGAAAGACATCTTACGGTCTGAGTTAAGACGCTTAAGCTGATCGAAGATGTGTGAACGCATTGGCGCCATACCAGCACCACCACCTACGAATACCATTTCTGCATCAGTTTCTTTCGCGAAGAATTCACCGAATGGACCAGAAATAGTCACTTTATCACCTTCTTTAAGTGACCAGATGAACGATGACATCTTACCACATGGTAGGCTTAGGTTGTTTGGCGGCGGAGTCGCGATACGTACGTTAAGCATGATGATGCCGTACTCTTCTGGGTAGTTAGCCATTGAGTATGCACGGATCGTTTCTTCGTCAACTTTAGACTCAAGATTGAAGAAACCAAAACGCTCCCAATCTGCACGATATTCTTCAGGAATATCGAAGTCAGCGTATTTAACGTGGTGAGCTGGCGCTTCGATTTGGATATAACCACCTGCACGGAAAGGTACAACCTCACCATCAGGGATACCAAGCTTAAGCTCTTTGATGAATGTCGCTTTGTTATCGTTAGAGATAACTGTACATTCCCACTTCTTAACACCGAAGATTTCTTCTTCTACTTCGATTTCCATGTCAGTTTTAACAGCAACCTGACACGCTAGACGACAACCTTCACGTGCTTCACCTTTTGAAATATGGTCAAGCTCAGTTGGCAGGATATCACCACCACCCGCTTTAACGTGAACAGTACACTGGCCACAAGAACCACCACCGCCACAAGCAGATGAAATGAAGATACCAGCGTCTGCTAGTGCACCTAGTAGTTTACCACCTGGTGCTGAAGTAACTGCCTTTTCAGGGTCACCGTTAATGCTGATTGTGATGTCACCGCTTGGTACAAGCTTCGACTTCGCTGCAATGATGATCAATACAAGCATTACAACGATAGCGATGAACATCCCTACGCCTAAATATACCTCAAGCATGATTTTTCCTCGCTAAATTAAAGTGAAATACCAGAGAATGACATGAAGCCAAGACCCATTAGACCTACTGTGATGAAGGTAATACCTAAACCACGAAGACCATCTGGTACGTCTGAATACTTCATCTTCTCACGGATACCAGCAAGTAATACGATTGCTAGTGCCCAACCTACACCTGAGCCTAAACCAAATACCACAGACTCACCGAAGTTCAGGTTACGCTCAACCATGAATGCTACTGCACCGAAAATCGCACAGTTTACAGTGATTAGTGGTAAGAAGATGCCTAGTGCGTTGTAAAGCGCAGGGAAGAACTTGTCTAGCGTCATCTCAAGGATCTGTACAAGTGCTGCGATTACACCGATGAAAGTTAGGAACTTAAGGAAGCTTAAGTCAGCTTCAGGGAAGCCTAACCACTCTAGTGCACCTGGCGCTAAGATTGCTGAGTAAACTAATTGGTTTACTGGAACAGCAACACCAAGAACGAAGATTACTGCAACACCTAGACCCATTGATGTAGTTACTTTCTTAGATACAGCAAGGAAAGTACACATACCTAGGAAGAAAGATAACGCTAAGTTTTCAATGAAAACCGCTTTAACGAATAAATTGATATATTGTTCCATCTCTCTCTCCTTATGCCTTCGCTTCTACTTGGTCTTTCTTATAAGTACGAAGTACCCAGATGAAGAAACCAATGATGAAGAACGAGCTTGGCGGTAGGATTAATAGACCCATAGGCTGGTACCAACCACCTTCAGAAATAAGTGGTAAAATCTCGATACCAAATAGTGTACCTGAACCACCTAGTTCACGAATGAATGCAACTGTTAGAAGTACAACTGAGTAACCTAAACCGTTACCGATACCATCAAGGAATGACATCAGTGGAGGTGTCTTCATTGCGTATGCTTCTGCGCGACCCATTACGATACAGTTAGTAATGATTAGACCAACGAATACCGAAAGCTCTTTCGCTGTTGCATATACAAACGCTTGAAGCGTTTGGTCTACCACGATTACCAATGAAGCGATGATAGTCATCTGAACGATGATACGAACGCTTGATGGGATGTGGTTACGGATCATAGAGATAAATAAGCTTGAGAAAGCACATACTAATGTCAGAGCGATTGACATGATAAGTGCATTCTTAAGGCTTGATGTCACTGCTAGTGCAGAACAAATACCAAGTACTTGAAGCGCAATTGGGTTGTTCGCAAAAACAGGGCCAAACAAGACTTCTTTCATTTCTTTTGCATTTGCCATTAGTTCAATGCTCCTTTACGTACGTTCGCAAGGAATGGACCGAACGCTTTGTCGCCTGTCCAGAAGTCAACTGTGTTATCAACACCTACAGATGTTAATGTCGCACCAGAAAGACCATCTACTTTGTGTTCGTTGTTACCAGCAGTACCTTTTACGATATCAAGTGGTAGCTTTTTACCTTCGAACATAGACGTCCAACGTGGGTTTTGGATTTCACCACCAAGACCCGGTGTTTCATTATGCTTGTAGAAGTTAATTGCTTTAACAGTCTTAGTATCAGCATCTAGTGCTAGGAAACCGTACATAATACCCCAAAGGCCGTAACCTTGGATTGGTAGAATGATAGTATCTACTTGACCGTTAGCATCTTTAGCGAAGTAAACTGGAGATTCAGTCGTCATACGCTGAACACCGGCTTTATCTTGCGCTTTTTCAAGCTTCACACTGCGCTTTGCATCGAACTTAGTTGATTCGAAGTCGAAAGAGTTTGGATCTGTATCAACAAACTCACCCGTCTTCATATCAACAACGCGTGCTTCGATATTTTCGTTAAACGTTTTGAAAACATCTGCTGAACTTTCAATACCTGCTGCAGCAAGAATATTGCGTTGCACGTCTTGAGTTTTATTTGCTTGTTGTAGTGGACGTAATTGAACAGATGCCATAGAAACAACAACTGCACATACTAAACATAGGCCAACAACAACGCCTAGCGTTTTGCCAATAGTTTCATTGTTACTAGACACGTGCCAATCTCCTCTTAACGTTAGACTGTACAACGAAGTGGTCGAATAATGGTGCAAATAGGTTAGCGAATAGAATTGCTAACATCATACCTTCTGGGTATGCAGGGTTAACTACACGTACCAGAACAACCATTACACCGATTAGTGCACCGTATGCGAATTTACCTTTATTTGTGAAAGACGCAGAAACTGGGTCAGTCGCCATAAAGAACATACCGAATGCAAAACCACCTAGTACTAAGTGCCAGTGCCAAGGCATAGCAAATGCAGGGTTAGTTTCAGAACCAATCATGTTCAGAAGTAGAGACATCACTACCATACCTAGGAATACACCAAGCACGATACGCCATGACGCAATACGAACATAAATTAGGAACAAACCACCAATCATTAGTGCTAGCGTTGAAACTTCACCCATAGAACCTTGTACGAAGCCATAGAAAGCATCCCACCAAAGTGCCATGTTGTTGTAATCAAGTGCACCTTGCGCCGCTAGGCCTAGGTTTGTTGCACCTGTGAATGAATCAACTGCAGTCCAAACCGTATCACCTGAGATATCAGCTGGGTATGCGAAGAATAAGAACGCACGGCCTGCTAATGCTGGGTTAAGGAAGTTACGACCTGTACCACCGAATACTTCTTTTGCAACTACAACACCAAAAGTAATACCTAACGCGGCTTGCCATAATGGAATTGTAGAAGGAAGGATCAATGCAAATAATACAGACGTTACGAAGAAACCTTCGTTAACTTCGTGCTTACGGATTGAAGCGAATAATACTTCCCAGAAACCACCAACGATAAATACCGTCGCATAGATTGGCAGGAAGAAACATGCACCGTAGAAGAACTTAGCACCAATACCTGATTGTGCTGTTAGTTCACCACCTAATGCTTGGAAAATAGCAGCCTGCCAAGTGTTAGCAATTTCAAAACCATTACCAATTGCTAGTGCAGCTTGGTGACCGATGTTGAACATACCAAAGAACATTGCAGGGAATGTCGCCATCCACACTAAAATCATAATACGTTTTAGGTCGATGTTGTCACGAACGTGCGTGCCACCTTTGTTTACATAACCTGGAGTGTAGAAAACGGTTGCGACTGCTTCATACAGGGCATACCACTTTTCATGCTTACCGCCAGGTTCAAAATGCGGCTCGATATCTTCTAGAAATTTCTTTAAGGCCATGGGATTAACCTTCCTTCTCGATAGTAGTCAGGCAATCACGTAAGATTGCGCCGTACTCATACTTACCTGGACATACGAAAGTACACAGTGCTAAATCTTCTTCATCTAGCTCTAATGCACCTAACGCAATCGCACTATCTAAATCACGTGCAATTAAGTCACGAAGTAGTGGTGTAGGTAGAATGTCGAGTGGCATAACACGCTCATAGTTACCGATTGGCACCATTGCACGCTTAGAACCACCTGTAGACGTTGTCATATTGAACAAACGGCTCGGCGCTAAGTGTGAGATAAATGTACGTGTTACAGAGAATTTGTTGCTACCTGGTGCAATCCAACCAAATAGTTCTTTCTCGCGACCTTCAAGTAATACTGATACTTGAGTATGGTAGCGACCTAGGAAAGCGTGAGGGCCGGTTGCTGTTTTACCAGCTAACACAGAGCCAGAAATGACTCGGTTATCACCGTCTTCAAGCTCGCCTGCAACTAAATCAGTTAGAGAAGCGCCAACTTGTGTTTTAACTAAGCGAGGATTCTTAACGCGAGGACCCGCTAAAGCAACTACACGGTCAGAGTAGATTTCACCAGTAAGGAATAACTTACCGAATGCAATCACATCTTGGTAACCTAAATGCCATACCTGCTTGTTTTCAGATACTGGATCTAGGTGATGGATGTGAGTACCTACTAAACCTGCAGGGTGTTTACCACCGAACTCATGAACTTCAACTTGAGAAAGTGAAGAGCTTGGTACAGTGCTACCTGCTTGCTTACATACGAACACCTTGCCATCAGTTAAGCGAGATACTACAGCTAGACCCGCTTCAAACGCTTCAACGTTTTCAGCAATGATCACAGCCGGATCTGCAGCTAATGGGTTTGTGTCGATTGCAGTCACAAAGATTGAACTTGCAGTTGCATCTAGTGCTGCCACTCGGCTGAATGGACGAGCACGTAGCGCTGGCCACTGACCAGATTCAACAAGCACTTCTTTTACTTTTTCACGGTCTAGGTTGCTTAAATCAGCAGCCGCCACCTTTTCAAAAGTAACCTGCTCGTTGCCTTGCACTTCAATCACGATAGATTGAAGAACACGCTTAGCACCACGGTTAATTTCTTTAACTACACCAGAAGCTGGTGCAGTGAACTTGACGCCTGGGTTCTTTTTGTCTTCAAAAAGAACTTGGCCTTTTTTGACTTGGTCATCCACGCGAACATGCATGGTTGGACGCATACCGATATATTCTTCACCTAGCACGGCAACTCGTTTGACAGCTACGCCATCATGAATTACTTGCTGAGGTGCGCCCTCTATTGGTAAGTCCAGACCTTTTTTTATGTTGATCATACGCACTTGCATTACATTAACGGAAAGAAATTGAAAAATCTTTTTTTGCCCCAAGATCTAGAAAGTGACCATTCTGTATTCGGCAAAGCCAAGCGACAAAACAATCCATAACTAAAACCTTGTGGACGAGTCCTCACATATTTCTGTGATTTTAACATTAATAACCCCCACTATGCGAGTGGAATTATGAAATTAATCCAGATTTACAAGGTCTTTTCGAGGAGAGAATAGAATGAATTTAGTTCAATTTAGACCAAAGTCCAGTTGCTGAAATACGCAATGAATCATTTTTAATAAACAGAAGAAAACTTCAGGTGTTAGCAGAAAAAATAAATATGAATAAACAAAAAAGGCCGGCAAAGCCGACCTAGTTATAAAAGTGATACTAGTGATTAAACTAAGTTGTTAATTTCAACCACTGTGTCTACGTCTTGCTCGTAGTCAACACCATCTACGCCGAAGCCAAATAATTTCAAGAATTCATTGTGGTAGCCAACATAGTCTGTTAACTCATCAATGGTGTCTGTATCAACCGTATCCCAAATGTGCTGAATACGTGCCTGTACGTCGTCTTCGAGCTCTTTGTAATTTTGGAATAAGTGACCGCCATCGTCAAAACGTGGGGTTGCGCCATATAGATTTTCGTTGAATAAACCGTGGATCTGCTCAATCGTACCTTCGTAAGTACCATCTGCTTTAGTCACTTTAAATAAAGCTGAAATATAAAGTGGCATAATTGGAATAGCAGAACTAGCTTGTGTCACTACAGCGTTAAGTGAAGAAACATACGCTTCACCTTTTAGTTCAGCTGTCGCTTCACGGATTGCTTTCGTTGCGCGATCTAAGTCTTCTTTCGCTTTACCGATTGTAGCGTGACCGTAAATTGGCCAAGTTAGTTCTTTACCAATATAAGTGTAAGCGCTTGTTTTGAAACCTTCAGCTAATACGTCAGCATCTTTTAATGCATTGATCCAAAGTTCCCAATCTTCACCACCCATCACTTTAACTGTGTTAGCGATTTCATCTTCATTCGCAGCTTCTACGCTTATCGAATCGATAATACGCTTAGATGTATTTAAGTTCTTCGTTGTGATGTCTTGACCGATAGGTTTAAGTACCGATGAATGCGTTTCACCCGTTTTAGGATCAGTACGACGCGGAGACGCTAGGCTGTAAATTACTAAATCCACTTTGCCCATTTCAGCTTTAATCGTTTCAACTGTTTTAGCTTTAAGCTCATCAGAAAACGCATCGCCGTTGATATTCTTAGACCAAAGACCCGCCGCTTCTGCTGCGTTTTGGAAAGCTGCCGTGTTATACCAACCTGCTGAAGCTGGCTTTTTCTCAGTACCTTCTTTTTCGAAGAAAATACCCAGAGTTTTAGCACCAGAGCCAAACGCTGCTGTAATACGAGAAGCTAGGCCGTAACCCGTTGATGCACCAATTACAAGTACGTTTTTAGGACCGTTTTCTAATTGTCCTTGTGCTTTTACATAATCGATTTGCTCTTGAACGTGAGCGGCACAACCTGCTGGGTGTGCATTGGTACAAATAAAACCACGAATTTTCGGCTTAATGACCATGATGATTCCTATCTTTATTTAAATTTACGGAGCGTAGTTTAAAGGCTGATCTTAAAAATACAGGTCTGATCAGCTATAAAATTAGGCTTAATTCGATGATAAAAGTCTCGCTTAACCCTAATTTTGACTATTTATCGAATTTAGAGCCACCTAAACACTTTGGTGATTCAGGGATTTGTCCATGCTGCTCAGAATACTCGTCAGGCGTGTAAGCATGGATAGACAAAGCATGAATATGCTCAGCTAATTCAACTTTTAGAATATCGTTAATCTGGCGATGGCGCGGTAATAATCGTTTACCCGCAAACTCTTCACTGACCACAATCACTTTAAAATGAGACTCTTCGCCACGACTGTGCATGTGACTTTCATTAATGACATTTAAATGCTTGCAAGCGATTGCCGCAGCGATTTTTTCTTCGATCTGAGATTGCATTGACATGAATATAAACTCTGCATTTTTCAATTGTGGCTACTATACCGAGATAGGATTATTTAACAATACTTCTAAATGTCAGGTTGATACGACCACCTTTTACTTTGCTTTGTTTTGGCAATGAGTGCTGGAAAAGTTGCTGACTGTGACCAGACATTACTAAACAACTGCCATGCTCTAGCATTAGCTCCCATTGCTGCCCTGTCGTTTTATGTTTGATCTTAAATTTACGCGCAGCACCTAAAGAAATCGAGATAATTAAGGGATCTACTCCCAGCTCAGCTTCATCATCACTATGCCACCCCATAGTGTCATGACCATCTCGATACCAATTTAATAGCAGGGCATTAAACGACTGATTGTAATGACCTTGCAGTTTATTTCGCATAACCGCCAACGGCTGAGTCCAACTTTGATTATCTAGTGTATGATTTGAATAGGCATAATGTACCCCTTCATCTGCCACAAAACTTTGCAAACGAGGAATAGGATGAAATTTACCGAAAACCTGAATACTGGGCTGTTGCCAGTTTAACTCTCCAGTGAGATGTTCATACAAGTCGAGCCCTTTTTGAAATGAGATCAAATTTGGAAAATAAGCAAACCCCGCTGGCAACTCAGGTTTAGTGAGTTTTGATGTCATGTTATTATTCACCTCATAAAATGACTACTTATAAAAAACTATGACGACTGAAGCTGTATTGGGCGGTCACACGCTTACTTTACATCGATTTCCACTAGATCAGAAAAATAGAAGCCTGCAAGCGTGGGATTCTGCCGATGAGTATTTGATCGAGCATATTCAAAACGAACACACCAACGCGCAACATATTTTGGTGTTAAACGATAGCTTTGGCGCCTTAAGCTGTGCATTACATGCTTTAGATACGCAAACTTCTCGCAAAGTGACCAGTTTTAATGACTCTTATGTCAGTCAGCAAGCATGCCTATATAATCTTAAAGAAAACGAGTTAGAAAGTCGTCAAACTGTATTACTTGATAGTCTTTCAGATTTACCTAGCGACGTTGATCTTATTCTTATCAAAATCCCAAAAAATGCTGGCTTTTTACAGTACCAACTAAGCTTACTCAGTCAGTTTGAACATGATGTGCCGGTGATCGCTGCGGGTAAAGCGAAAGAAATACACACCTCTACATTAAAAAGCTTCAGCCATTTTATTGCTGAGCCTTCGACCAGTTTAGCAGTTAAGAAATCACGTCTTATTTTTAGTCAAACAAAACACAAAAAGCAGACTTGTAAGTTTCCGGTGAGCTGGCCTTTAGAAAAAACTGAATTCACTGTCTTAAACCACGCTAATGTATTTTCTCGTGACTCCCTTGATATTGGCGCGCGTTTTTTTAGCAATTATTTACCTCAGGGTAAGAAACCGTTAAGGATTATTGATTTAGGCTGTGGAAATGGTGTTATCGGCTTACAAACATTGGCAAAAATGCCAAATGCTAAAATCACTTTTGTTGATGAGTCGGCCATGGCTGTGGCTAGTGCCAAAGCAAATATCGAGAACAACTTACCTGAGCGCTTGCAAAATTGTGAGTTTGTTCAAGATGATTGTTTAACTGATTTTGCACCTAACAGTGCAGACTTGGTTTTGTGTAACCCGCCATTTCACCAAGCACAAGCAATCACGGATCATATTGCGTGGCAGATGTTCGTACAGGCGAAACAAACCCTCAGATCCGGCGGCGAATTAAGAATTATTGGCAACCGTCATTTAGATTATCAAGAAAAATTGCTCCGCTTGTTCGGAAACTGTAAAGTCATTGGTAATAATAAGAAATTTACTGTGCTAAGCACCACAAAGAGAGGCTAAAAATGAAAAAAATTGCACTTGTATTGTGTGGCATGTTGCTGGCAGGTTGTGCCAGCCAACCAAAATCTGTGATCTTAAACCCAGTCTATAAGGCAGGCAAAGTCGCCGACTTTAATGTACCAGTAACCTTAGCGGTCGAAGACCATAGGATCAGTAAATTCACAATCAAGGTGGTCGATCAAGAGCCTGCAGAATACCTACCAGATGCCGAGCTAAGCAAACGGGTAAAAATGGCGTTTGAGCAAGCCCTTAAAACCAATGGTGCGCAGCTCTCTTCAATGGGTAGTAACACATTAACACTGCACATTGATTCATTTCATTCAAAAGTAACAGAGTCTTACACGC
The Pseudoalteromonas phenolica genome window above contains:
- a CDS encoding FAD:protein FMN transferase, producing the protein MKKLVGIFVLLITVVLTGCFDNKQEIEPIVIQGKTMGTTYTVKAFPINEDLTAETLKTEVDNTLIAVNQSMSPWVKNSEINQFNTLAANTFMPISDDFKSVVKESVRLGVSTTTLDVTMGPLIDLWGFGPDKRPTKTPSQSQLDEMKAHIGVDKLVLTDEGLAKTIDGLELSFSATAKGFGIDKVAELLEAKGMTNYMVEIGGELRIAGTKAQSQPWRIAIEQPDAPAGQRQVHKVIEPGNNGMATSGDYRIFYEMDGETYTHLIDPGTGKPVKHDLVSVTVLHPSAMTADGLATALTVMGTERAKAYAEKHNLAVYLISKSNEGLVTYSSPAFAPYL
- the nqrF gene encoding NADH:ubiquinone reductase (Na(+)-transporting) subunit F, whose translation is MLEVYLGVGMFIAIVVMLVLIIIAAKSKLVPSGDITISINGDPEKAVTSAPGGKLLGALADAGIFISSACGGGGSCGQCTVHVKAGGGDILPTELDHISKGEAREGCRLACQVAVKTDMEIEVEEEIFGVKKWECTVISNDNKATFIKELKLGIPDGEVVPFRAGGYIQIEAPAHHVKYADFDIPEEYRADWERFGFFNLESKVDEETIRAYSMANYPEEYGIIMLNVRIATPPPNNLSLPCGKMSSFIWSLKEGDKVTISGPFGEFFAKETDAEMVFVGGGAGMAPMRSHIFDQLKRLNSDRKMSFWYGARSKREMFYVEDFDGLAADNENFEWHVALSDPQPEDNWEGYTGFIHNVLLENYLKDHEAPEDCEFYMCGPPMMNAAVINMLKDLGVEDENILLDDFGG
- the nqrE gene encoding NADH:ubiquinone reductase (Na(+)-transporting) subunit E → MEQYINLFVKAVFIENLALSFFLGMCTFLAVSKKVTTSMGLGVAVIFVLGVAVPVNQLVYSAILAPGALEWLGFPEADLSFLKFLTFIGVIAALVQILEMTLDKFFPALYNALGIFLPLITVNCAIFGAVAFMVERNLNFGESVVFGLGSGVGWALAIVLLAGIREKMKYSDVPDGLRGLGITFITVGLMGLGFMSFSGISL
- a CDS encoding NADH:ubiquinone reductase (Na(+)-transporting) subunit D, with translation MANAKEMKEVLFGPVFANNPIALQVLGICSALAVTSSLKNALIMSIALTLVCAFSSLFISMIRNHIPSSVRIIVQMTIIASLVIVVDQTLQAFVYATAKELSVFVGLIITNCIVMGRAEAYAMKTPPLMSFLDGIGNGLGYSVVLLTVAFIRELGGSGTLFGIEILPLISEGGWYQPMGLLILPPSSFFIIGFFIWVLRTYKKDQVEAKA
- a CDS encoding Na(+)-translocating NADH-quinone reductase subunit C, with the protein product MSSNNETIGKTLGVVVGLCLVCAVVVSMASVQLRPLQQANKTQDVQRNILAAAGIESSADVFKTFNENIEARVVDMKTGEFVDTDPNSFDFESTKFDAKRSVKLEKAQDKAGVQRMTTESPVYFAKDANGQVDTIILPIQGYGLWGIMYGFLALDADTKTVKAINFYKHNETPGLGGEIQNPRWTSMFEGKKLPLDIVKGTAGNNEHKVDGLSGATLTSVGVDNTVDFWTGDKAFGPFLANVRKGALN
- a CDS encoding NADH:ubiquinone reductase (Na(+)-transporting) subunit B, whose translation is MALKKFLEDIEPHFEPGGKHEKWYALYEAVATVFYTPGYVNKGGTHVRDNIDLKRIMILVWMATFPAMFFGMFNIGHQAALAIGNGFEIANTWQAAIFQALGGELTAQSGIGAKFFYGACFFLPIYATVFIVGGFWEVLFASIRKHEVNEGFFVTSVLFALILPSTIPLWQAALGITFGVVVAKEVFGGTGRNFLNPALAGRAFLFFAYPADISGDTVWTAVDSFTGATNLGLAAQGALDYNNMALWWDAFYGFVQGSMGEVSTLALMIGGLFLIYVRIASWRIVLGVFLGMVVMSLLLNMIGSETNPAFAMPWHWHLVLGGFAFGMFFMATDPVSASFTNKGKFAYGALIGVMVVLVRVVNPAYPEGMMLAILFANLFAPLFDHFVVQSNVKRRLARV
- a CDS encoding Na(+)-translocating NADH-quinone reductase subunit A; amino-acid sequence: MINIKKGLDLPIEGAPQQVIHDGVAVKRVAVLGEEYIGMRPTMHVRVDDQVKKGQVLFEDKKNPGVKFTAPASGVVKEINRGAKRVLQSIVIEVQGNEQVTFEKVAAADLSNLDREKVKEVLVESGQWPALRARPFSRVAALDATASSIFVTAIDTNPLAADPAVIIAENVEAFEAGLAVVSRLTDGKVFVCKQAGSTVPSSSLSQVEVHEFGGKHPAGLVGTHIHHLDPVSENKQVWHLGYQDVIAFGKLFLTGEIYSDRVVALAGPRVKNPRLVKTQVGASLTDLVAGELEDGDNRVISGSVLAGKTATGPHAFLGRYHTQVSVLLEGREKELFGWIAPGSNKFSVTRTFISHLAPSRLFNMTTSTGGSKRAMVPIGNYERVMPLDILPTPLLRDLIARDLDSAIALGALELDEEDLALCTFVCPGKYEYGAILRDCLTTIEKEG
- the fabV gene encoding enoyl-ACP reductase FabV, with the translated sequence MVIKPKIRGFICTNAHPAGCAAHVQEQIDYVKAQGQLENGPKNVLVIGASTGYGLASRITAAFGSGAKTLGIFFEKEGTEKKPASAGWYNTAAFQNAAEAAGLWSKNINGDAFSDELKAKTVETIKAEMGKVDLVIYSLASPRRTDPKTGETHSSVLKPIGQDITTKNLNTSKRIIDSISVEAANEDEIANTVKVMGGEDWELWINALKDADVLAEGFKTSAYTYIGKELTWPIYGHATIGKAKEDLDRATKAIREATAELKGEAYVSSLNAVVTQASSAIPIMPLYISALFKVTKADGTYEGTIEQIHGLFNENLYGATPRFDDGGHLFQNYKELEDDVQARIQHIWDTVDTDTIDELTDYVGYHNEFLKLFGFGVDGVDYEQDVDTVVEINNLV
- a CDS encoding BolA family protein gives rise to the protein MSMQSQIEEKIAAAIACKHLNVINESHMHSRGEESHFKVIVVSEEFAGKRLLPRHRQINDILKVELAEHIHALSIHAYTPDEYSEQHGQIPESPKCLGGSKFDK
- a CDS encoding alpha-ketoglutarate-dependent dioxygenase AlkB family protein, giving the protein MTSKLTKPELPAGFAYFPNLISFQKGLDLYEHLTGELNWQQPSIQVFGKFHPIPRLQSFVADEGVHYAYSNHTLDNQSWTQPLAVMRNKLQGHYNQSFNALLLNWYRDGHDTMGWHSDDEAELGVDPLIISISLGAARKFKIKHKTTGQQWELMLEHGSCLVMSGHSQQLFQHSLPKQSKVKGGRINLTFRSIVK
- a CDS encoding methyltransferase; its protein translation is MTTEAVLGGHTLTLHRFPLDQKNRSLQAWDSADEYLIEHIQNEHTNAQHILVLNDSFGALSCALHALDTQTSRKVTSFNDSYVSQQACLYNLKENELESRQTVLLDSLSDLPSDVDLILIKIPKNAGFLQYQLSLLSQFEHDVPVIAAGKAKEIHTSTLKSFSHFIAEPSTSLAVKKSRLIFSQTKHKKQTCKFPVSWPLEKTEFTVLNHANVFSRDSLDIGARFFSNYLPQGKKPLRIIDLGCGNGVIGLQTLAKMPNAKITFVDESAMAVASAKANIENNLPERLQNCEFVQDDCLTDFAPNSADLVLCNPPFHQAQAITDHIAWQMFVQAKQTLRSGGELRIIGNRHLDYQEKLLRLFGNCKVIGNNKKFTVLSTTKRG
- a CDS encoding YajG family lipoprotein, which gives rise to MKKIALVLCGMLLAGCASQPKSVILNPVYKAGKVADFNVPVTLAVEDHRISKFTIKVVDQEPAEYLPDAELSKRVKMAFEQALKTNGAQLSSMGSNTLTLHIDSFHSKVTESYTQHESNAVAKIKVIATQGKRTFEKTYSGQAQMTGPLKHEQAKVEGQLNELSEQVITRIVSDPALINFFKG